One region of Primulina tabacum isolate GXHZ01 chromosome 17, ASM2559414v2, whole genome shotgun sequence genomic DNA includes:
- the LOC142530604 gene encoding uncharacterized protein LOC142530604, with protein MIKWTVELGEYDIEYKPRVAIKAQALSDFLSEMVQPNEEEVWRVFVDGASSLAGCGVGVVIISPLREKIKLALRIDSRVTNNEAEYEAVLAGIRAAREVGASRIILYSDSQLITQQIKGVYEAKNERMLKYLQLIRAQAKIFADWSIEQIPREENGEADALAKMAASLSEVSTREVLHVSRLIFSTEEEILPVPEGSWVTPLIKLIMHNGLHEDKAQAQKIKRQAPRFVLLNNILYGRSFQGPLLKYLSEKEVDYVLREIHEGCCAEHLGGISLARKTMLAGFWSPTLSQDSARVVQACEGCQHHSNFRHSPATLMKPIWASFPFDQWGMDIVGPFSIARAQKRFLLVAVDYFSKWVEALKFLSRKFKNLCGRTLCAGLECPED; from the coding sequence ATGATCAAGTGGACAGTGGAATTGGGCGAGTATGACATTGAATATAAGCCCCGCGTTGCCATCAAAGCACAAGCTCTATCAGATTTTTTATCCGAGATGGTCCAACCCAATGAAGAGGAAGTATGGAGGGTGTTTGTGGATGGGGCGTCTAGCCTTGCGGGTTGTGGAGTAGGGGTTGTAATAATATCTCCCCTGAGAGAAAAGATTAAATTGGCATTAAGGATTGATTCCCGAGTAACCAATAATGAGGCCGAGTATGAAGCTGTCCTCGCAGGTATCCGAGCTGCCAGGGAAGTTGGAGCTTCCCGGATTATTCTGTATTCTGATTCACAGCTCATCACTCAACAGATAAAAGGTGTTTATGAAGCTAAGAATGAAAGGATGCTCAAATATTTACAGCTCATCCGAGCCCAAGCAAAAATCTTTGCTgattggagtattgaacaaATACCCAGGGAGGAGAATGGCGAGGCAGATGCTCTGGCAAAAATGGCTGCTTCTTTATCAGAAGTTAGCACCCGGGAGGTCTTGCATGTTTCTCGGCTGATCTTTTCCaccgaggaagaaatattaccaGTACCCGAGGGCTCCTGGGTGACACCTCTGATTAAACTAATTATGCATAATGGGCTACATGAGGACAAAGCTCAAGCTCAAAAGATTAAGAGACAAGctcccaggtttgttctcttaaataatattttgtatggGAGATCATTCCAGGGACCTCTTTTGAAATACTTATCAGAGAAAGAGGTGGATTATGTCCTCCGAGAGATTCATGAGGGGTGTTGTGCTGAGCACCTCGGAGGAATATCTTTGGCCCGGAAGACAATGCTTGCTGGGTTCTGGTCGCCAACTCTTAGTCAAGATTCTGCTCGGGTGGTCCAAGCTTGTGAGGGCTGTcaacatcattcaaattttcgACACAGCCCGGCCACTCTCATGAAGCCTATTTGGGCATCTTTCCCCTTTGATCAGTGGGGCATGGATATTGTAGGCCCTTTCTCGATTGCTCGAGCTCAGAAGAGATTCTTGCTAGTAGCTGTTGATTATTTTTCCAAGTGGGTAGAAGCTTTAAAATTTCTGAGcaggaagtttaaaaatttatgtGGAAGAACATTGTGTGCCGGTTTGGAGTGCCCAGAAGACTGA